From the genome of Haloterrigena sp. KLK7, one region includes:
- a CDS encoding diaminobutyrate--2-oxoglutarate transaminase, which yields MIGDDPDAEGLLAQQARRESNARTYPRSLPLAIDRAEGAVLEDVDGNEYVDCLAGAGTLALGHNHPAVVERMEELLERDRAVHTLDLTTPVKERFVDRLLESLPDEFAANAKVQFCSPAGTDAVEAAMKLVKTATGNRSMLAFQGGYHGMTNGALSLMGDTAAKEPIPGLMPDVHHLPYPHAYRCPFGLGGEDCWRTSAEYVERTLSNPDSGIVDPAGMIVEPVQGEGGAVPAPAEWLREMRRVTRERDIPLIVDEIQTGLGRTGELYAVEHADVVPDVMTLSKAVGGGLPLSVVVYDESLDVWEPGAHAGTFRGNQLGMAAGVATIEHVLENDLDDRAAEMGDRLRGHLEETAATFDVVGDVRGRGLMLGMELVDPDGEPDSLGHYPADGDLASAVQSEAFDRGLIVETGGRHSSVVRFLPPLTISKSQIDAVGEIVHESVRAVVADDRAPAEVTT from the coding sequence GTGATCGGCGACGACCCCGACGCGGAGGGCCTCCTCGCACAGCAGGCCCGCCGGGAGTCGAACGCGCGAACCTATCCGCGGTCGCTGCCGCTCGCGATCGACCGCGCCGAGGGCGCCGTCCTCGAGGACGTCGACGGGAACGAGTACGTCGACTGTCTCGCGGGGGCGGGAACGCTCGCGCTCGGGCACAACCACCCCGCAGTCGTCGAGCGGATGGAGGAGCTGCTCGAGCGCGACCGGGCGGTCCACACGCTCGACCTGACGACGCCGGTGAAAGAGCGGTTCGTCGACCGACTGCTCGAGAGCCTCCCCGACGAGTTCGCCGCGAACGCGAAGGTCCAGTTCTGTAGTCCGGCGGGGACGGACGCCGTCGAGGCCGCGATGAAACTCGTCAAGACGGCCACGGGCAACCGATCGATGCTGGCGTTCCAGGGCGGGTATCACGGGATGACCAACGGCGCGCTCAGCCTGATGGGAGACACGGCGGCGAAGGAGCCGATTCCGGGGCTGATGCCGGACGTTCATCACCTCCCCTATCCTCACGCCTACCGCTGCCCGTTCGGGCTGGGCGGCGAGGACTGCTGGCGGACGAGCGCCGAGTACGTCGAGCGCACGCTCTCGAACCCCGACAGCGGGATCGTCGATCCCGCGGGGATGATCGTCGAGCCCGTGCAGGGCGAGGGCGGCGCGGTGCCGGCGCCCGCCGAGTGGCTCCGGGAGATGCGCCGCGTCACCCGCGAGCGCGATATCCCGCTGATCGTCGACGAGATTCAGACCGGGCTCGGACGCACGGGCGAACTGTACGCGGTCGAGCACGCCGACGTCGTCCCCGACGTGATGACCCTCTCGAAGGCCGTCGGCGGCGGCCTCCCCCTCTCGGTCGTCGTCTACGACGAGTCGCTCGACGTCTGGGAGCCCGGCGCCCACGCCGGCACGTTCCGGGGCAACCAGCTCGGGATGGCCGCCGGCGTCGCCACCATCGAGCACGTCCTCGAGAACGACCTCGACGATCGCGCCGCCGAGATGGGCGACCGGCTGCGAGGCCACCTCGAGGAGACGGCCGCGACCTTCGACGTCGTCGGCGACGTCCGCGGGCGCGGGCTCATGCTCGGGATGGAACTCGTCGATCCCGACGGGGAGCCCGACTCGCTGGGCCACTACCCCGCCGACGGCGACCTCGCGTCGGCGGTCCAGTCGGAAGCGTTCGACCGCGGACTGATCGTCGAGACCGGCGGCCGACACAGTAGCGTCGTCCGGTTCCTGCCCCCGCTGACGATCTCGAAATCGCAGATCGACGCCGTCGGCGAGATCGTTCACGAGAGCGTGCGTGCGGTCGTCGCCGACGACCGCGCGCCCGCGGAGGTGACGACGTGA
- a CDS encoding PQQ-binding-like beta-propeller repeat protein encodes MSDWNQFKGDPQRSGVRRDLEGPDRVTDAWTADLDGPPGSPVLDRDTVFVGTRRGDCYALERETGRRRWTFETTGGTETAPVVDRDRLYLATGDGTVRALDPGTGEQRWETDLAGALESPLALSDGLLYAGHSAGLSALEAETGARVWTHETDAPVAGAPAVDRAADRARQGWGGERDEAEIDLLSLDDAAMDEETSDRDRVYAGTADGTVIALEADAGEELWDAPTGGAVVDGPTVADGRVYVADDGGTLVALHADTGQSWFTYEIQGSFTSSPTVLPAADATFVGADDGYLHVTDTTFGRRKLRGWLFSKKGVALDGPVRSSPVVAGDVLCIGDATGSLYGVDVSGDAEDCELVWYADLESGITGTPALGSDALFAGSDDGRLHCLERASDRSTP; translated from the coding sequence GTGAGCGACTGGAACCAGTTCAAGGGCGATCCGCAACGCTCGGGCGTCCGTCGCGACCTCGAGGGACCCGATCGCGTCACGGACGCCTGGACGGCCGACCTCGACGGTCCGCCAGGATCGCCGGTTCTCGACCGCGACACCGTCTTCGTCGGCACGCGGCGGGGCGACTGCTACGCCCTCGAGCGCGAGACCGGCCGCCGGCGCTGGACGTTCGAGACGACGGGCGGGACCGAGACGGCACCGGTCGTCGACCGCGACCGGCTCTATCTCGCCACCGGCGACGGGACCGTCCGCGCGCTCGACCCAGGGACCGGCGAGCAGCGCTGGGAGACCGACCTCGCGGGCGCGCTCGAGTCGCCGCTCGCGCTGTCCGACGGCCTGCTCTACGCCGGCCATTCGGCCGGGCTCTCGGCGCTCGAGGCCGAGACGGGCGCCCGCGTCTGGACCCACGAGACCGACGCCCCCGTCGCCGGCGCGCCGGCGGTCGATCGGGCCGCGGATCGGGCGCGGCAGGGCTGGGGAGGGGAGCGCGACGAGGCGGAGATCGACCTGCTGTCGCTCGACGACGCGGCGATGGACGAGGAGACGAGCGATCGGGATCGGGTCTACGCCGGCACCGCCGACGGAACGGTGATCGCGCTCGAGGCGGACGCCGGCGAGGAACTGTGGGACGCGCCGACCGGCGGCGCGGTCGTCGACGGCCCGACGGTCGCCGACGGACGGGTGTACGTCGCCGACGACGGCGGCACGCTAGTCGCGTTACACGCCGATACCGGGCAGTCGTGGTTCACCTACGAGATCCAGGGCTCGTTCACGTCGTCCCCGACCGTCCTCCCCGCGGCCGACGCGACGTTCGTCGGCGCCGACGACGGCTACCTCCACGTCACCGACACCACCTTCGGCCGGCGCAAACTCCGCGGCTGGCTGTTCTCGAAGAAGGGCGTCGCCCTCGACGGTCCGGTTCGCTCGAGCCCCGTCGTCGCCGGCGACGTGCTCTGTATCGGCGACGCCACCGGTTCGCTGTACGGCGTCGACGTCTCCGGCGACGCGGAGGACTGCGAGCTGGTCTGGTACGCCGACCTCGAGAGCGGGATCACGGGAACGCCCGCGCTCGGGTCCGACGCGCTGTTCGCCGGGAGCGACGACGGCCGACTCCACTGTCTCGAGCGGGCGTCCGATCGATCGACGCCGTAA
- a CDS encoding ATP-binding protein produces the protein MRRVSNPLAGRILVAAGFLLSLFHLTIVVGLRATSAQLLVAVPPFLLSLGLVAVGVLLARGRLLPAQFAGRLLAWTCAGALALSALGAWLFAATVVGEVSLLNPLAAMVNVATFGALVGLLVGVYDVRGLERQRSIEQLNRINDTLRIATRELVDKTDRSELEQAVCDRLSESDSYEAVWIGRYDEDDSRVRPAAWSGFDDEYFESIDITVDDSPTGTGAGGRAIKTRELQCVPNVFEDPTMEPWWDLLEMHGVESLAVVPIDHEDTVYGFFSIYADRRNVFDDHERAVLAELGETIGHAVASIDTRDRLAERERELARQNERLDAFAGVVSHDLRNPLNVATGNLELAREERDDEFLRRAADALARMDALIGDLLTLARQGKLVDDCTRVSFRPVVEAAWLMVGSSAAALRIDGDLGVISCDRDRLQQLLENLFRNSLEHGTANDRPAADEGAESADPSVTVTVRRTDEGFVVEDDGPGIPAASRQTVFEMGYTTSDAGTGFGLNIVQSIAEAHGWDVSVGESPAGGARFEFTGLEPTDSTRSGS, from the coding sequence ATGAGACGCGTTTCGAACCCGCTCGCGGGCCGGATACTCGTCGCTGCAGGGTTCCTTCTCTCGTTGTTTCACCTGACCATCGTCGTCGGCCTGCGGGCGACGTCGGCGCAGTTGCTCGTCGCAGTCCCGCCGTTCCTGTTGTCTCTGGGACTGGTCGCCGTCGGCGTCCTGCTCGCTCGAGGGCGGTTGCTCCCCGCGCAGTTCGCGGGTCGGCTGCTGGCGTGGACCTGCGCGGGCGCGCTGGCGCTCTCGGCGCTCGGCGCGTGGCTGTTCGCCGCGACCGTGGTCGGCGAGGTCTCGCTTTTGAATCCGCTCGCAGCGATGGTCAACGTCGCGACCTTCGGCGCGCTCGTCGGCCTGCTGGTCGGCGTCTACGACGTCCGGGGACTGGAGCGCCAGCGTTCGATCGAACAGCTGAATCGAATCAACGACACGCTTCGCATCGCGACGCGAGAGCTGGTGGATAAGACGGACCGGTCGGAACTCGAGCAGGCCGTCTGTGACCGGTTGAGCGAGTCCGACTCATACGAGGCCGTGTGGATCGGCCGGTACGACGAGGACGACTCCCGCGTTCGCCCCGCGGCGTGGTCGGGCTTCGACGACGAGTACTTCGAGTCGATCGACATCACCGTCGACGACAGCCCGACCGGAACCGGCGCCGGCGGGCGCGCGATCAAGACCCGTGAACTCCAGTGCGTGCCGAACGTGTTCGAGGATCCGACGATGGAACCGTGGTGGGACCTGTTGGAGATGCACGGCGTCGAGTCGCTCGCGGTCGTCCCGATCGATCACGAGGATACCGTTTACGGGTTCTTCAGCATCTACGCGGACCGCCGGAACGTGTTCGACGACCACGAACGGGCGGTGCTCGCGGAACTCGGCGAGACGATCGGTCACGCCGTCGCCTCGATCGACACGCGCGACCGCCTCGCGGAACGCGAGCGCGAACTGGCCCGACAGAACGAACGGCTGGACGCGTTCGCCGGCGTCGTCTCCCACGACCTCCGAAACCCGCTGAACGTCGCGACGGGCAACCTCGAACTCGCGCGCGAGGAACGCGACGACGAGTTCCTCCGCCGGGCCGCGGACGCGTTGGCCCGGATGGACGCCCTCATCGGCGATCTATTGACGCTCGCGCGACAGGGCAAGCTGGTCGACGACTGCACGCGCGTCTCGTTCCGACCTGTCGTCGAAGCGGCGTGGTTGATGGTCGGGTCGTCCGCGGCGGCCCTCCGGATCGACGGCGACCTCGGCGTGATCTCGTGCGACCGGGATCGACTGCAGCAGCTGCTCGAGAACCTGTTTCGAAACTCTCTGGAGCACGGCACGGCGAACGACCGGCCCGCGGCCGACGAGGGCGCCGAGAGCGCCGACCCGTCTGTGACCGTCACCGTCCGTCGGACGGACGAGGGGTTCGTCGTCGAAGACGACGGTCCCGGAATCCCGGCCGCCAGTCGACAGACGGTGTTCGAAATGGGGTACACGACGAGCGACGCGGGAACCGGGTTCGGACTCAACATCGTCCAGAGCATCGCCGAGGCCCACGGCTGGGACGTCTCGGTCGGCGAGAGCCCCGCGGGCGGGGCCCGATTCGAATTCACCGGTCTCGAGCCGACCGATTCGACGCGTAGCGGCTCTTGA
- a CDS encoding GNAT family N-acetyltransferase has protein sequence MTAREPTRGPHATVVSEYDFEYYDETIDRHIGFRRVSLERDLGRLHAWLGSDHVKPYWDLDEPLPEFRETLREKLADDHQTLYIGCLDHVPMSYWERYWAAEDDLAAYYDAEPADQGLHVLIGPPEYLGEGYATPLFRAMMALQFSHPETDRVVGEPDARNEAVLTVAERCGCERRRQFEFPEEEKTATLIVCPRERFEREVWPPTATAEGADARPPEVSDDD, from the coding sequence ATGACGGCGCGAGAACCGACTCGCGGCCCGCACGCGACGGTCGTCTCGGAGTACGACTTCGAGTACTACGACGAGACGATCGACCGCCACATCGGGTTCCGGCGGGTCTCGCTCGAGCGCGACCTCGGCCGGCTGCACGCGTGGCTGGGCTCGGACCACGTCAAGCCCTACTGGGATCTCGACGAACCGCTGCCGGAGTTCCGCGAGACGCTCCGGGAGAAGCTCGCGGACGACCACCAGACGCTGTACATCGGCTGTCTCGATCACGTGCCGATGAGCTACTGGGAGCGCTACTGGGCCGCCGAGGACGACCTGGCGGCGTACTACGACGCCGAGCCGGCCGATCAGGGGTTGCACGTCTTGATCGGCCCGCCGGAGTACCTCGGCGAGGGCTACGCGACGCCGCTGTTCCGGGCGATGATGGCCCTCCAGTTCAGCCACCCCGAGACCGATCGGGTCGTCGGGGAGCCCGACGCCCGCAACGAGGCGGTCCTGACGGTCGCCGAACGCTGTGGCTGTGAACGCCGGCGTCAGTTCGAGTTCCCCGAGGAGGAGAAGACGGCGACACTCATCGTCTGTCCCCGCGAGCGGTTCGAACGCGAGGTCTGGCCGCCGACTGCGACCGCGGAGGGTGCGGACGCGCGACCGCCCGAGGTGAGCGACGATGACTGA
- a CDS encoding aspartate aminotransferase family protein translates to MTGQRSAVGRDQSRVDETDPTPPATAATAFLGGSDGNAAYRDAIERARDVLLESFATAEGPYAGTDHGTLRERIAALQVVPDDGSSIEDALETVADEVLADSVRVHDPGCVAHLHCPPTVPALAAELLLSGTNQSMDSFDQAPAASVLEERVVDACCDLFGYPTGADGVFTGGGTESNFLGLLLARDRYCERQFDRDVQAAGIGPEAASDLRLLCSDAAHFTAEQAAHHLGLGEDAVVTVPTDDRRRIDLEALDETLERLEADGRHPFAIVGTAGTTDFGSIDPLEALADRAAERDLWLHVDAAYGGACAISDRLRPKLEGIDRADSIAVDFHKLFYQPIGCGAFLLRDGDRYRHLERNAAYLNPERDDAAGVPNLVSKSTRTTRRFDALKPFVTFNALGRTGVADCVEYVCELADAVAAEIRAEPALELCCDPELSAVVFRYRPDSGSDSLPTAAVDRVNRAIRDELLADGEAVLARTEVDGTAALKLTLLNPRTTLSDLRDVLEAVVDRGEALEADREVIDSA, encoded by the coding sequence GTGACGGGCCAGCGCAGTGCGGTCGGCCGGGATCAGTCCCGCGTCGACGAGACCGACCCGACGCCACCGGCGACGGCCGCGACCGCCTTCCTCGGCGGGTCGGACGGCAACGCCGCGTACCGGGACGCGATCGAGCGGGCGCGGGACGTCCTCCTCGAGTCGTTCGCGACGGCCGAGGGCCCATACGCCGGAACCGACCACGGGACGCTCCGCGAGCGGATCGCCGCCCTCCAGGTCGTCCCCGACGACGGGTCGTCGATCGAGGACGCCCTCGAGACGGTCGCCGACGAGGTGCTCGCGGACTCCGTCCGCGTCCACGATCCGGGCTGTGTCGCCCACCTCCACTGTCCGCCGACGGTCCCGGCGCTGGCCGCGGAGCTGTTGCTGTCGGGAACGAACCAGTCGATGGACTCGTTCGACCAGGCGCCCGCGGCCTCCGTGCTCGAGGAGCGGGTCGTCGACGCGTGCTGTGACCTGTTCGGCTATCCGACCGGCGCCGACGGCGTCTTCACGGGCGGCGGCACGGAGTCGAACTTCCTCGGGCTGCTGTTGGCTCGCGATCGGTACTGCGAGCGGCAGTTCGACCGCGACGTGCAGGCGGCGGGGATCGGACCCGAAGCGGCGTCCGACCTCCGCCTCCTCTGCTCGGACGCCGCCCACTTCACCGCCGAGCAGGCCGCCCACCACCTCGGGCTCGGCGAGGACGCGGTCGTCACGGTCCCGACCGACGACCGCCGTCGGATCGACCTCGAGGCACTAGACGAGACGCTCGAGCGCCTCGAGGCCGACGGTCGCCACCCGTTCGCGATCGTCGGCACGGCCGGGACGACCGACTTCGGCAGTATCGACCCGCTCGAGGCGCTGGCGGACCGCGCCGCCGAGCGCGACCTGTGGCTCCACGTCGACGCCGCCTACGGCGGGGCGTGCGCCATCAGCGACCGGCTCCGGCCGAAACTCGAGGGGATCGATCGCGCCGACTCCATCGCCGTCGACTTCCACAAGCTGTTCTACCAGCCGATCGGCTGCGGGGCCTTCCTGCTCCGCGACGGCGATCGCTACCGACACCTCGAGCGCAACGCGGCCTACCTCAACCCCGAGCGCGACGACGCCGCCGGGGTGCCGAACCTCGTCTCGAAGTCGACCCGGACCACCCGCCGGTTCGACGCGCTGAAGCCGTTCGTGACGTTCAACGCCCTCGGCCGGACCGGCGTAGCCGACTGCGTCGAGTACGTCTGCGAGCTGGCCGACGCGGTCGCCGCCGAGATCCGGGCCGAACCGGCGCTGGAGCTGTGCTGTGACCCCGAACTGAGCGCGGTGGTCTTCCGGTATCGGCCGGACAGCGGCTCCGACTCTCTTCCCACCGCCGCCGTCGACCGCGTGAACCGGGCGATCCGCGACGAACTGCTGGCCGACGGCGAGGCCGTCCTCGCCCGCACCGAGGTCGACGGCACCGCCGCGCTGAAGCTCACGCTCCTGAACCCGCGAACGACGCTCTCGGACCTCCGCGACGTCCTCGAGGCGGTCGTCGACCGCGGCGAGGCGCTCGAAGCCGACCGAGAGGTGATCGATTCCGCATGA
- a CDS encoding IucA/IucC family protein: MTPRQTTPTTDERVVDATRVARDATLHSFLNCYCHETGTGEFVPAADAPIDRSPASGLVLRFSLPNQGIDCFVPVEYRSPTGRHLFDLPAYYRAGAGAGTVDPDGTDLEAAGEPVELDYATLATLATKELELARGADPNRDDLVERVVRSCRNVERYVDARAGDADVLYGTDFTFREAEQSLVFGHLQHPTPKSRRGMERDAERYAPELEGSFPLHYVRADPSIVESESARDGSAASWVRETLRDDPAVPESVRESLADDDVLLPVHPWQAERLFERPEVQDLVSAGKLESLGELGREFYPTTSVRTLYAPDSPFMVKGSLAVEITNSLRTNKRPELERGVAISDLLATELGDDLSDRFPDFDVVRDPAYLTIDPDALGVEDDESGFEVVLRENPFRGEDARRATPVVALCQDAIGDGRSRLGRIVASIAEREGRDAAAVSEEWFRRYLEISVRPLLWLYLERGLGLEAHQQNSVLSLDEAGYPDEFRYRDNQGYYFPENAYDRIEAIAPGIGERAGSVCPDAVADERIRYYVVLNNALGVINAFGTAGLVDEGRLLAVLREELESLREFDRPGTSILDPLLESETVPRKANLLTRFRGLDELEAPSLDEQSVYADVRNPLVDPPEDESADAVDSPDAPEPEVGR, from the coding sequence ATGACTCCACGACAGACGACACCCACGACCGACGAGCGCGTCGTCGACGCGACGCGAGTCGCGCGCGACGCCACGCTGCACAGCTTCCTGAACTGCTACTGCCACGAGACCGGGACCGGCGAGTTCGTCCCCGCCGCGGACGCGCCGATCGACCGCTCACCGGCGAGCGGGCTCGTCCTGCGGTTCTCGCTGCCGAATCAGGGGATCGACTGCTTCGTCCCCGTCGAGTATCGGTCTCCGACGGGTCGCCACCTGTTCGATCTGCCCGCGTACTACCGCGCCGGAGCCGGCGCGGGCACGGTCGATCCGGACGGCACCGACCTCGAGGCCGCCGGCGAGCCGGTCGAACTCGACTACGCCACGCTCGCGACGCTCGCGACGAAGGAACTCGAACTCGCGCGCGGCGCCGACCCGAACCGCGACGACCTCGTCGAGCGGGTCGTTCGCTCCTGTCGGAACGTCGAGCGGTACGTCGACGCCCGCGCGGGCGACGCGGACGTCCTGTACGGAACGGACTTCACCTTCCGCGAGGCCGAGCAGTCGCTGGTCTTCGGCCATCTCCAGCATCCGACGCCGAAGAGCCGCCGGGGGATGGAGCGCGACGCCGAGCGCTACGCTCCGGAACTCGAGGGCTCGTTCCCGCTGCACTACGTTCGAGCCGACCCCTCGATCGTCGAGAGCGAGTCGGCTCGCGACGGCTCCGCCGCATCGTGGGTTCGCGAGACGCTACGCGACGATCCGGCCGTTCCGGAGTCGGTCCGCGAGTCTCTCGCGGACGACGACGTGCTCCTGCCCGTCCACCCGTGGCAGGCCGAGCGGCTGTTCGAGCGGCCCGAAGTGCAGGACCTCGTCTCGGCGGGGAAACTCGAGTCGCTGGGTGAACTGGGACGGGAGTTCTACCCGACGACATCCGTGCGGACGCTGTACGCGCCCGACTCGCCGTTCATGGTCAAGGGATCGCTCGCCGTCGAGATCACCAACTCGCTGCGGACGAACAAGCGGCCGGAGCTCGAGCGCGGGGTCGCGATCTCGGACCTGCTGGCGACCGAGCTCGGCGACGATCTGTCGGATCGGTTCCCCGACTTCGACGTGGTCCGGGACCCGGCCTACCTGACGATCGATCCGGACGCGCTGGGCGTCGAGGACGACGAATCGGGCTTCGAGGTCGTCCTCCGGGAGAACCCCTTCCGGGGCGAGGACGCCCGCCGGGCGACGCCCGTCGTCGCGCTCTGTCAGGACGCGATCGGGGACGGCCGCTCCCGCCTCGGTCGCATCGTCGCCTCGATCGCCGAGCGCGAGGGCCGCGACGCCGCCGCCGTCAGCGAGGAGTGGTTCCGCCGCTACCTCGAGATCTCGGTGCGGCCGCTGCTGTGGCTCTACCTCGAGCGGGGGCTCGGCCTCGAGGCCCACCAGCAGAACAGCGTCCTCTCGCTGGACGAGGCCGGCTACCCCGACGAGTTCCGCTATCGAGACAATCAGGGGTACTACTTCCCCGAGAACGCCTACGACCGGATCGAGGCGATCGCTCCGGGAATCGGCGAGCGGGCCGGCAGCGTCTGCCCCGACGCGGTCGCCGACGAGCGGATCCGCTACTACGTCGTGCTCAACAACGCCCTCGGCGTGATCAACGCCTTCGGGACCGCGGGACTGGTCGACGAAGGGCGGCTGCTCGCCGTTCTCCGCGAGGAACTCGAGTCGCTCCGGGAGTTCGACCGTCCCGGGACGTCGATCCTCGACCCGCTGCTCGAGTCCGAAACGGTGCCTCGCAAGGCGAACCTGCTGACCCGCTTTCGCGGCCTGGACGAACTCGAGGCGCCGTCGCTCGACGAGCAGTCGGTCTACGCCGACGTGCGGAACCCGCTCGTCGACCCGCCGGAAGACGAGTCCGCCGACGCGGTCGACTCGCCGGACGCGCCGGAGCCGGAGGTGGGCCGATGA
- a CDS encoding metal-dependent hydrolase, whose product MVEPIGHVAMALLSAVPAWLLWGRRPAVTFAVLTQATALVPDVDLYLREHFGHPLLQHHGITHTVPFMLVVGVVFGVGAAYALTPFLNATRLIHSDSITSETTFVFTTAAFCAGGLSHIAVDLLSAEPDAAIAPLWPLYRDDVIVNIIAYDSTPVNLGLIVTALVIHVALYRAERYPYETRWSVG is encoded by the coding sequence ATGGTCGAACCAATCGGCCACGTCGCGATGGCGTTGCTGTCCGCGGTGCCGGCGTGGCTCCTGTGGGGCCGTCGTCCCGCGGTCACCTTCGCCGTCCTGACGCAGGCGACGGCGCTGGTTCCCGACGTCGATCTCTACCTCCGGGAGCACTTCGGACACCCCTTGCTCCAGCACCACGGGATCACCCATACGGTGCCGTTCATGCTGGTCGTAGGTGTCGTCTTCGGCGTCGGCGCCGCGTACGCGTTGACGCCGTTCCTGAACGCTACCCGGTTGATTCACAGCGACTCGATTACGTCCGAAACGACGTTCGTGTTCACGACGGCGGCGTTCTGTGCCGGCGGTCTCAGCCACATCGCGGTGGATCTGCTCTCGGCCGAGCCGGACGCGGCGATCGCGCCCCTCTGGCCGCTGTACCGCGACGATGTCATCGTCAACATCATCGCCTACGATTCGACGCCGGTGAACCTCGGATTGATCGTCACCGCGCTCGTGATCCACGTCGCCCTCTACCGAGCCGAGCGGTATCCCTACGAGACGCGGTGGAGCGTCGGCTGA
- the pspAB gene encoding PspA-associated protein PspAB, producing MGLVDELRSVLGLRAETDARRDADPEDLFGMSTAYLTMEADLGYESADVGALCFSGVDSTSFRDAVDEVEAILEAGREETGTEFSVTSDDHGYHWVVLEDDNPEDLITSMHFAADTFIEHGYGSRLLAAVFAYENRDGPAYWIYSFRRGRFYPFAPRSGRERDSSVEFKLESKLDGELEIERDKDYWYPLWPSEGGTHPWE from the coding sequence ATGGGACTGGTCGACGAACTCCGCTCCGTGCTCGGCCTGCGCGCCGAGACCGACGCCAGACGCGACGCCGATCCCGAGGACCTGTTCGGGATGAGCACCGCCTACCTCACGATGGAGGCCGATCTGGGCTACGAGTCGGCCGACGTCGGCGCGCTCTGTTTCTCCGGCGTCGACTCGACGAGCTTCCGCGACGCGGTCGACGAGGTCGAGGCGATCCTCGAGGCCGGCCGCGAGGAGACCGGCACCGAGTTCTCGGTCACCAGCGACGACCACGGCTACCACTGGGTCGTCCTCGAGGACGACAATCCCGAGGACCTCATCACGAGCATGCACTTCGCCGCCGACACGTTCATCGAACACGGCTACGGCTCGCGGCTGCTCGCGGCGGTGTTCGCCTACGAGAATCGAGACGGACCGGCCTACTGGATCTACTCGTTCCGTCGCGGTCGATTCTACCCGTTCGCTCCGCGCTCGGGCCGGGAGCGCGACTCGAGCGTGGAGTTCAAACTCGAGTCGAAACTGGACGGCGAACTCGAGATCGAACGCGACAAGGACTACTGGTATCCCCTGTGGCCCAGCGAGGGCGGGACCCATCCCTGGGAGTGA
- the radA gene encoding DNA repair and recombination protein RadA, producing MPEADLETLPGVGPATADKLHDAGFDSFQSLAVASPSELSNTADVGESTASDIVRAARDAADIGGFETGSTVLERRNEIGKLSWHIDEVDDLLGGGIETQSITEVYGEFGAGKSQVTHQMAVNVQLPKEVGGLHGCAIFVDSEDTFRPERIDDMVRGLPDEAINATLEDREIEGSAADEAAVDELVEDVLDKIHVAKAFNSNHQMLLAEKAKELAGEHEDSEYPVRLLCVDSLTAHFRAEYVGRGELADRQQKLNKHLHDLDKVGNLYNCAVIVTNQVASNPDSFFGDPTQPIGGNILGHKSTFRIYLRKSKGDKRIVRLVDAPNLADGEAVMRVQDEGLKPE from the coding sequence ATGCCTGAAGCAGACCTCGAGACGCTCCCCGGCGTCGGACCGGCAACCGCAGACAAGCTCCACGACGCTGGCTTCGATTCCTTTCAGAGCCTCGCCGTCGCCTCTCCCTCGGAACTGTCGAACACGGCGGACGTCGGCGAGTCCACCGCGTCCGACATCGTCCGCGCGGCCCGAGACGCGGCCGACATCGGCGGCTTCGAGACCGGGTCGACCGTCCTCGAGCGACGAAACGAGATCGGAAAACTGAGCTGGCACATCGACGAGGTTGACGACCTGCTCGGCGGCGGGATCGAGACCCAGTCGATCACCGAAGTATACGGCGAGTTCGGCGCCGGCAAGTCCCAGGTCACCCACCAGATGGCCGTCAACGTCCAGCTTCCCAAGGAAGTCGGCGGCCTCCACGGCTGTGCGATCTTCGTGGACAGCGAGGACACGTTCCGTCCCGAGCGGATCGACGACATGGTCCGCGGCCTGCCCGACGAGGCCATCAACGCGACGCTCGAGGACCGCGAGATCGAGGGTTCGGCCGCCGACGAGGCCGCCGTCGACGAACTCGTCGAGGACGTCCTCGACAAGATCCACGTCGCGAAGGCGTTCAACTCCAACCACCAGATGCTGCTGGCCGAGAAGGCCAAGGAACTCGCGGGCGAGCACGAGGACTCGGAGTACCCCGTCCGCCTGCTCTGCGTCGACTCGCTGACCGCCCACTTCCGCGCCGAGTACGTCGGCCGTGGCGAACTCGCGGACCGACAGCAGAAGCTCAACAAACACCTCCACGACTTAGACAAGGTCGGCAACCTCTACAACTGCGCCGTCATCGTCACTAATCAGGTCGCCTCGAACCCCGATTCGTTCTTCGGCGACCCGACCCAGCCGATCGGTGGCAACATCCTCGGCCACAAGTCCACGTTCCGGATCTACCTCCGCAAGTCCAAGGGCGACAAACGGATCGTTCGCCTGGTCGACGCGCCGAACCTCGCCGACGGCGAGGCCGTTATGCGCGTTCAGGACGAAGGGCTGAAGCCGGAGTAA